The window TGTTCAGCCGTTCGACGCGTGGGATAGCAAGGCTTCGACTTGCATCTGCCTCCCACGCTGTCAACGTCTTGCGGCAATAGGTGCCCGGAAGAGATCATGGGCGGCGGCGGGCTGTTGGACGCGCTGACGAAGCGTGTGATGGAGCGGGTGCTGGAGGGCGAGCTCACCGATCACCTCGGCTACGAGAAGCACGCGAGGGAGGGCCGCAACGACGGCAACTCGCGCAACGGCCGCACTCGGAAGCGGGTGAAGACGGACACGTCGGAGCTTGAGATCGAGGTGCCGCGGGACCGCGATTCGACGTTCGACCCGCAGTTCGTCAGGAAGGGCCAGCGGCGGCTGGGCGGGTTCGACGAGAAGGTGATCACGCTGTATGCGCGGGGCATGACGACGCGGGAGATCCAGGGCCACCTGAAGGAGTTGTACAAGGTCGAGGTCTTGCCGTCGCTGATCTCGGCCGTGACCGACGCGGTGCTGGACGACGTCAAGGCGTGGCAGGGGCGGCCGCTGGATGCGGTGTACCCGATCGTGTATCTGGACGCGATCCACGTGAAGGTGCGGTCCCGGGGCCATGTGCGGACGCACGCGGTCTACCTCGCCCTGGCCCTGAACCTGGAGGGCAACAAGGAGCTTCTGGGGCTGTGGGTGGGCGAGGCGGAGGGGGCGAAGTTCTGGCTCTCGGTTCTGACGGAACTCAGGAACCGGGGCGTCGAGGACATCCCGATCGCCTCGATCGACGGCCTCAAGGGCTTTCCCGAGGCGATCGAGTCGGTGTTCCCGAAGACGCAGGTCCAGCTCTGCGTCGTGCATCTGGTGCGCGGCTCGCTCCGGTTCGTCTCCTGGAAGGAGCGCAAGGCCGTCGCCCGGGACTTGCGGGCCATCTACCGGGCTCCGAGCCTTGAGGCGGCCGAGACGGCGCTGGAGGCCTTTTCAGAGCGCTGGGACGAGCGTTTCCCCGTGATCAGCCGGAAGTGGCGGGCGAACTGGGCGAACCTGACCCCGTTCTTCGATTATCCGCCCGAGATCCGCAAGGTCATGTACACGACGAACGCGATCGAGGCGCTGAACGCGCAGCTCACCAAGGTGACGAGGAAGCGTGGCGCGTTCCCGACCCCGGAGGCGGTCAGGAAGGTCTTGTCCGCGCAAACCGCAGGTGAAGCGGATCACGACGGGGAATCGTATAAATCTAACCGGGACTGCACGATCTGCGCTCCCTGCCGTTAAACAACGATCCGACTGAGCCGTACGAGATCGACCGGGAAACCGCCTCATTCTGCGGGACTTGACGAGGGAGATCCGACACCTTTCCCGGACGAACGTCTGACGGTGACGGAGCTCTCCTTCTTGCCAGCATTGCGCCAGCGTGAATCGCGGACTCTCGGCTGGGTTGGAAGACCTTAACGTCGGTCGGTCGGATTACCGTTCAATCTCTCGATCAAGTCACCAAAAAGTCCTCTGACGAACCCCATAGCTTCGTCGTCGCTGACAAGGAGATGTCGGACAGCTCTCTCGTACTCCGACCGGTTACGAAAGCCCAAAGACGAAGAAATGACGGCCAAGGCTTCCGATTCCCGCACTGGGCACTTTGCCAGCAGCGCCTCCCAGTCGCGATTTGCGATCGCATCGTCGAGGTCCTGCGTTCGTTCAGCAAGGACTACATTCGCGTTGTTCGGCACCGTCACCGGTTCGCCGCGAAGCAAATCGTCGTCGTTGGGGATGGCACGATATACCTGCTCACGAACCAGCTTCTTCGATGCGTTTCGGGCTAGCCGCTGGGTATCACCGCTGATGGCGGCGACCCCTGCCGATAGCGCCGTGCGTGTCAACTGAGAACCCTCCCCTCCT of the Candidatus Palauibacter soopunensis genome contains:
- a CDS encoding IS256 family transposase, whose protein sequence is MHLPPTLSTSCGNRCPEEIMGGGGLLDALTKRVMERVLEGELTDHLGYEKHAREGRNDGNSRNGRTRKRVKTDTSELEIEVPRDRDSTFDPQFVRKGQRRLGGFDEKVITLYARGMTTREIQGHLKELYKVEVLPSLISAVTDAVLDDVKAWQGRPLDAVYPIVYLDAIHVKVRSRGHVRTHAVYLALALNLEGNKELLGLWVGEAEGAKFWLSVLTELRNRGVEDIPIASIDGLKGFPEAIESVFPKTQVQLCVVHLVRGSLRFVSWKERKAVARDLRAIYRAPSLEAAETALEAFSERWDERFPVISRKWRANWANLTPFFDYPPEIRKVMYTTNAIEALNAQLTKVTRKRGAFPTPEAVRKVLSAQTAGEADHDGESYKSNRDCTICAPCR